The Oncorhynchus kisutch isolate 150728-3 linkage group LG14, Okis_V2, whole genome shotgun sequence genomic sequence TGTATCCCTAACCGACAGTCGACAGGGCCAAAGGACAGCAAACCCCTGGAGAGACGGCTGGGGTAGGGCCGACCCGCCACCGACGACCCCAGGTGGATGGAGACCAAAGGAGGTGTTTTGAGTGTGGCGCCCGGGGGCACATTGCCTGGAATTGCGGAAGCTCCATTAGACTCCAGAAGTATGGTTACCCTCGTAACTATGAGCCTGCTGAACCAGGAGATGGAACGTGGTAGGGAGATGTCCATTTCCTGTGTTCACAGGGACACAAAGCGGTATCTAACCGCATGGGTCAACATCGCGATGCCACAAGGGAGCTGCCAGATGATGGTGGGTGCAGTAGCAGAGTTGCTGGTACCTCTCCTAGTGGGACGAGATTGTCCCAGATACACGATGGAGGAGCACCCCATCATGTACATCAGCCAAAAGCTGATACCCAGAGAGAAAAAATACTCTATTGTTGAGAAAGAGTGTCTAGCGGTGAAGTGGGCACAAGTATTACCTGTTAGGTACTCACTTCACCCTGGTGACGGACCATGCTCCCCTGGTCTGGATGGCCAGAGGAAGGGACACAAACGATCGTGTCACCAGGTGgtgacaatgtgattttctggatttttttccctccttTTGTCTAAcatagttgacgtgtacctatgatgaaaattacaggcctctctcatctttttaagtgggagaacttgcacaattggtggctgactaaatacttttttgccccactgtatgtcaagaCTCCCGTAGAGTGGCAGGCTATGCGGTGGATTTTGCACGTTGGTGGCTGAGAGTCCCTGGAACCCGGAAGCATTGTTCGTCATGTTCCTTCACAGATTATCGGAGGTGATCAAAGAGGAGCTTGCAGCCCGGGAGCTGCCCATAGACCTTGACTCCCTCATAGCCTTGACCATCCAGATCGATGGGCTGCTTCGAGAATGTAGGAGGGAAAGGGAATCTGTGCCCTGTCGCCCTCGCTCGTTTGGGTCAATTTAACATATGTGACTCaagctgtctgcatctgggtcttatcctgagttctgatagtaccgagtcaatgtgtgggggtacagattagctgaggtaatttgtacatgtaggtaggccTTGGAGGACCTCTTGGGAGCCGTGGAGATGCACCAGAATACAGAGGCCCTGTTGAAGGGGACGCAGGCCGAGTCCAGGAGCCGTTGGAGGGGACGGAAAGACGACCCCACCACCGTACTCCCCAATCCGACAGTCAGCCGGGCTAGAGGACTGCTGACCCACGGAGAAACACCCGGGGGAGAGTTGACCTGCCGACGACAACCCCAGGTGGATGAAGACCAAAGGAGTAGTTTTGAGTGTGGAGCCCGGGGACACCTCGCATGGAAGTTCCCAGGTCGAGAGTAGTCGATGCCATCAGCGGGCCCAAATACGAGGCGTGCCACCAACCTCGTGTTGGGCACACAGCGAACCACAGCGAATGTCAAGAAATGCAAACTAAGGTTTGAGGAAGTGGAGTATTTGATTGGACAGGGGAACGTCAAGCCCCAGGGGAGGAAGGTCCAGGCGGTTTgtgaccagtggtggaaaaagtacccaattgtcatacttgagtaaaagtaaagataccttcatagataAGAATtggagtaaaagtcacccagtgacTTTTTGATGCaaaagttttaaatatactttcgcatcaaaagtaaatgcaattccctaaaatatacttaagtattaaaattccttatattaagacaTTTTTAattaacactcagacatcatttacaaactaagcatttgtgtttcttGAGTccaccagataagaggcagtaaggatagccagggatgttctctaagtgcgtgaattggacagttttcctgtcctgctaaacattaaaattgtacttttgggtgtcagagaatatgtatggagtaaaaagtacatagttTACTTTAGGAATGTATTGAAgttgacaaaaatataaataataaagtacagatacccccaaaaaacgacttaagtagtactttaaagtatttttaccaaTTCTTGTGACGCCCGTTTTCCAGGTACCGATGCTGGTGCAGACAGATGCCTGCAACACGGGGCTAGGGGTCGTCCTGTCCCAGGTACACGATGGGGAGAAACACCCCATCATGTACATAAGCCGGAGGTTGATACCCCTGAGAAAATAAGCACTCGATTGTCGAGAAAGAGTGTCTAGCGGTGAAGTGGGTGCTGACACTCTTAAGTATTACCTGTTGGGCATGCACTTCACGCACTTCACCCTGGTCTAGATGGCCCCTGGCATACCGCAGACAAGCCATCAGCgggagactcgtcgaggcctggtgacagacggaGTCTGCATCACGCGGtgatggctccctctgctggacgtGCCACATCTCAACTGTTCCTCTGGCCAGGCCTAATTGGGGCTGATTTAGgctggtgagtaatcaaggggctgattgctcaccaaCTGTATAGCAATAAAACTGCCAGGAGGGCAGCACAAAGGAGGGTTGGAGGTAGTGAGAGGTCGCTAGACGTCTTCACGGTCTGCTAGAACCTAGGAGCTCTGTGTTCTACCCCAGAGGAGACAGCATTCCCTTGAGCACAGATGGCAGTAACCTGGAAGAGGTCTCCTGGAGAAGACCTGTTTCTTTTCTTTATTGGCTTAAGTAAAAACCCTTAAAACAGAGGTATCACCCTTCTGtccatgtctgatctgtgtaaacgtctAGATCAAccccccctggtctgccacattAGATGGCTGCCTCGACTAATTTAACAATCTAAAAATTGTTACTGAAATTACTAATTGAGTGACAGTCAGTGACAGACATAACAAGAGACATTTCTGATGCACAACCATATTTCTaacttgcaccttgtgtattctacagtaagttgagaccctgacttGAGTTCCtaaatttgtttttgttttggggGGCCCCCTAGCAGCCCCCTAGCAGCCTAGGGCCCTAAGCAACcgcttatgtcgcttatgcctggagccggccctgGGTAATTTTGTGAAAATTCTATTTATGTGGAAGTTACAATTGTCCCAGTGTGTACAGTAGGTTAATTACTTTGCATTCTCTATCTTCTGACATGAACATATTTCAAATTCAATCGTTTTTTGTAGATCTAAATATACAATAAGTTATAGATATGAGCCACCTCACCTGTAGCTATTTTCTCCCCTGTAGGTCGAGACAAGGAGTTTCCCCGTGACATCATAATTATGGATGTAGCAGGCAGACCTCTAATGCTGATACTTGGTTTAACGTCTGCTTCTTCTGTGGAACTCAGATCAGATACACAGAATACTGAGCAACATTAAAGACTCACAACCTGGAAGAATCACATGATTGAGAAGATAAAATACTGTAACCTGTCCAATCAACATTTATTGTTATAAAAAAAGTTAATACTTGGTCCAAGGACGGAGTGATATGATCATACAAACTGTACgttatggtatagtatggtactgTACGATATGGACCATGGTATGAAAAGCATCAGGATTGTatagcacattttagagtgttgAAGTCACACAGGGAAAGTCTAAGTGTGTATTAGTAAATACAAAAGCATGCTTAAAATGTAACAATACCATTAACCACATTACAGTACAGTTTGTGTAATTAAAAACTTTAAGTAATTTGTAATACCCTATCAGtaaatatacataatatgactGTTGCAAGTAATAGCACATGTTTGCCACTTATGTTCTTTCTCCATTGTTATACTCCAAGTCCAGAACAGTCATTCTATCCTAATTTTGGCTCTAGTTTTAGAGCGTGTATTGACCTCAGACAAGAGAGGAAGGGTGGATGGAGGAACAAGAAGAGGTAGAAGGGCAGGAGAAGGAGGGTTGGAGGGTGGGGGCAATGTAGGTttgacatcctcctcctcttcctcctcctgcccctGGTCCATGTCCCCGTTCCTCCTCAGGTGTTTGTCACAGTGTCTCTGGAAGGTGGTCATCTTAGCAAAAGTCTTGTTGCAGACCCTGCAGTGGTAGGGCCTCTGTCCTCTGTGGAGCCTCATGTACAGCTGCAGGTAGGAGGAGCGGACGAAGGACCGGCAGCAGACCCCACAGCAGAGGTCCTCCATGGTGCTGCTGTGTGTCTTAACATGCTGTCTGAGGGACGAGGCTGACCTGAAACTCTGATCACACCTGTCACAGGTGAAGCTCTGTTTGGCTGACTCCAGGGCCTGATGGGCCAGCAGGTGTGTGGAGGAGCGGAAGGCTTTACCACAGTGATCACACCTGTAGGGCCTCTCTCCAGTGTGCAGGCGGTGGTGCATGATCAGCCCAGCCTTCTGGGTGAAAGCTTTGTCACAGACAGAGCACTGGaatggcttctcccctgtgtggaggCGTCGGTGTGTCTTCAGGTGAGAAGCGCGACCGAAGCCCTTTCCACAGTCTGGACACTTAAAGGGCCTGTCCCCTGTGTGGGTGGTCTTATGGCGCATCAGGTGGGCTGACTGTAGGAAGAGCTTCCCACACACGCCACACTTATACTTCCTCTCCCCGCTGTGGGAGCGCAGGTGTAAGgccaggtgagaggaggagatgaacgttttggaacagagaggacaggtgtGAGGCTGCTTGTCTGTTCTGCTGCTGCGGCGGTGGCTGTGACGCGCCCGGCCGGAGGAGAGAGAGCGGCACTGGGGCTGACGGGGCCTGCTGATTGGTCCAGACCCGTCCTCCACTCCGTCTCCATCCAGCACACTGTTGTTATTGTCAGGCCTCATGGTTGGTGAGTGTCTACTTGACATGGAATTGACACTAACACCTGTATCTACTCCTGGGCATGCGTTTGGCAGTGGCACTAACACCTGTATCTACTCCTGGGCATGCGTTTGGCAGTGGCACTAACCCCTGGCTTTGTGTTTGGATGAAACACACATTAACCCTGCTGACGGTTAGTCAAAGGTTTCATCATGACAAGGCGTTTCTCTTCCTCTTCAAACCTGAAAGTAAAAACATATAGGGATGCATTAGTGATAGTTCTCGCTATCAAGTGAAGCAACAATGTTAACCTTTATTGAACTTTCTATGGGAACTCGGTTATAATAATGCTCTGACAACCAAATATTCTGATAAAAATGATAAAACTGCACAGTGTAGCATCAAATAGTCTCTTTTGACCAATAATTGGTTGCCAATCACGACAGTAGCCTACTGGGTAAAGTCTGTGAAGGACTATAGTGCCATCTAACCACTGACATTGTTAGCCTATATGAGGTAGCTGTTGCCAGTGGTGGAAAGAgtacaattgtcatacttgagtaaaagtaaaaatacatgaatagaaaatgactcaagtaaaagtgaatgttgcccagtaaaacactacttgagtaaaagtatttggttttaaatatagttTTAAAtatagtatcaaaagtaaatgtaatttccaaattatacttaagtatcaaaagtaaagtatgaaatcatttcacattccttattaagcaaaccagaagacacttttattttatttatagatagccaggggcacactccaacactcagccataacaaaccaagcatttgtgtttagggagtttgccagatcagaggtagtaggggtgaccagggatgttctcttgataagtgtgtgacttggaccattttcctgtcttgctagcattcaaaatgtaacgattacttgtgggtgtcatggaaaatgtatggagtaaaaaagtatttgattttctttaggaatgtagtgaagtaaaagtaaaagcagtcaaacatataaatagtaaattacagataccaaaaaaaactacttaagtagtactttaatgtATGTTTCCTTAAGTACTTTTCACCACTGGCTGTTGCACTATTATTTAAATGATTATGCACTTCATTCTCGGTTTTAGGCTCTATCTAGCACAGCAGTCAGAcaagaactgacttgcctagttaaataaaaataaaatgcatgCCAATCACTGGCAGGCATGGAATCACATTTTCCGCACACGTTCATGAAATCGCGCCATGTAGCCTTGATACAACAAGCATCTCTGTACAACAACATGCATCTGTCCTTATATTTGTTCAATTTTTTTTTGCCTGGATGATGAGAAGTGGCCAACATGGCGGGTGTAGCCAGAGATAGTGTAGATTATAACGAGACGGTCTGTCTCCGCCATTACAAAGGGActcgttgtcccaaaggcgggaaggtAGAAGGTCTGTTTATCGCTGTATTTTCGCCAGGACAGATTTTGACCCTCTCGCTTCGCATCttcctctctggtgtagactacCAGTCCCTGCGCTGATTATTCTATAAACGGAACATTTTCACCGACAATCATATAGTAACCTATATGCCTTTGTAATGTTGAGTTCGGCATATTACACTGTCTTATGTGTGCGCCTTCTGTTTCCTGGATTTAAGTGGACATCATAAATGGTCGTGTAGCGAGAAGGAAAATAGACCCTGCCTTTCTGATGCTGCTTAATACAGCGACTGCTACAAATAAACCATGCTGAATACATATTCTGTAGTGGGCTATATTATTAGCATAGGCTACTTACGACGCACCTTCCCTGGCGACTCCCATAATTAGGGTAATGACCGCAATCAGAGAAAAGGCGACAGCGGGATTGTGCCTGCTGCTGCTCCAAAGGTTGGCTaaaatctgtgttgttgtttttttttaaccaaagatggtggataaatgaagatcGTTTACTCAGGCCGTTTACgataacaaaaaaatattttataaaaagTCAGTTCCAGTCTGCTCATAACATGGTGTCTCTCCTATTGACACCAATGcgatagcagctgggtctggtctgcttagttcattgactatttGAACCAGAAAAAAATTGCGAGTGAGATGCATAGTCCCATACGAGTCCGCATACATAGACTCGGTTTGCTTCTAGCAGATTTCGGCTCGGCGAAATGAACGTCTGCGGTCGCATGGTTAGCGCTAATCtggatccttgggacgtcactATCCTTACCCTTAAAATACCTActtcctaaacctaaccacctagGTAGGATGTGTAACATACTGAATAATTTGTTTAGCAAATTAGTCATTTATAGTAcgtttgcaaattcgtaacacataatacgaattgtaattcgtaattTCGTAACAtttacgaaatgggtgatggacatttataaattaatacataccatattacacttaacatataatacgaaatggagtgtctcggatttacatagtgaataatatgaaatgctctgcgACCAGGTTGAAGAGGAGGGTCATGTGAAAAATATTTTTTCTATTGGGGACTCTAACCAAGTTGATTATTTACATTTAGGCTCCCTACTGGTATAAATTAAAACTTAATTAGATATAACTTTTTCTAAACTACAAATTGTTTGCCCAATGTAGGCCTAACTCAAAATATTTTGGGAGTAACCTAACTTAAAATGTTGAGATGAGACATTATATTTTTAGTTGAGCAAGACTAGCGGCCTCCAGGAGAAATGTGTAAATGTTTTTAGGTGACAAAGTGCATATTATAGCAGGGAGGGGGGCTTTTAACTCCAAACCAGCACGTCATAATTTTGGGCACCTGCGGCATTATTTATGAAACGTACATAAATGTCTTACTAAATTCCATCAAGTGAAGATTCTAGGATTTGCTTGCCACACAAATGATTGGGATTTCTGAAACTATCGCACACAACATAAGCATGTTTTCATTGATAAATCAGAACCATATTATAAATGTGTACTAGTGAATGAGCGCTACCCTGCCTGGAAAACGCCCATAATTCTAATTGTATGGTTATAAAACGTCCTAATTTGctatatgatttggaaaggttgGAATTGGGTGTATCTTAATTAATTAAATTCTAGCACATTTCTGTAGAGGTGTTGGTAGGATGTTTTAATCTTTTTGCAATTGACTTTTTcaaacaaaaaatacatttcGCCTATAGCAAGTGCCAAACACTGGCCTGGCATTCTGCATGATTGATTATATATAGAAACAATTTAAAAGTAAATGCTACAGCCCATACTGTGCAAAATATTAATTGTTGTTCAATATTTTGTTTGTCAATAGATGTTTGTTTCGATCTCCTGTCATGGTATAGGCTCTGAGAATAAATAAACCTTGAACTATCGCACAGCAATACTGGAGCCTACCGATACTGTCTAGGCTACCGGTCTATTTACTTTCGAGCATGCTTAGCTGAATGAGCGATGGATAGATAAATTGTAGCCTGATATTTGTTGTGTAGTGAGAATATAACAGTCATGTCAGAAAATATGATTTTGATGTAGGCCCTTAACAATAAAACTCAAAGAAACACATTAGGATACAAACTGCTATGCGATCTCCTTACCAATGGCAAATGCATGTTTTATCATAAGGCcaatgttcaaatgtttatattAACCATTATTATAATTCCTGTCCACCAAACGTCTCAATTTCCCTCAAAATAACAATATTTGCTTGCAATACAATTCATCACTAGAAGTTGTGCATATCTGAGATTTGCGTCACGAAAAGTCACATGTATCGAAGTGGCGTGTTTTTACGGAGTCGCCGCGCTATAGGCTTTCACAGGCTCCCTTGTTTGAATTACATTCACATCCTGATCAAAGTTTCGTTTCATACACGGAAATGCATGAAAACGAAACAACTTTGATATTCAGATTGTGACCGGACAGAACAGGATAAATGGGCTGTAAAGTTTCATTTCACCACTGTGGAGGAAATGTTGATAAACTGAAACTGTTGAACAGTCTGGTAGGGATGGGTAATGGGGAGAGGCTCATACGTATAGACGCTGGGCATATAAAACCGTTAGCCTACTAAGAACATTTAGTCTGACGACATAGGTGGCTTCGGATGAATTCTTCACACTCCATGAAATGATTGAGGTAAATTGATCAATTTATGTATCTTAAATAGAACAAATCTCTTATGATAATTTTCATTTACTTTTAGGTTATAATTATGACTAGGATACTTGAACATTGATTATTACATTTCTGAACTATAGTGACATTTTAGTTTTCTGTCTGATTAGTACAGTTATATTTGTCCTGCCATATTATAACCCCGATTATTATAATTAATTCATTGGTTTCTGTAGAATCCTATGATGTGGAAGGATGAGTTTGAGTAAGAGAAAAACACGGTAAGAAGAATACTTTTACAAGTGTAATTATTTTAAACCAGTTGAAGTAGTTGCTTGGTGTGTGTGGAAATGTCAGTTATATTTTACGAGTTTATAGAATTAAAATCATTTATTCCGAATTTTAGTAGATAGAAGGTAGAGATGTAGAAGAATGAGTTTACATTTTCAACAATACTGTAAACACTAAAATATCCAACTATTTCACTTCAACCTGTTTCTATTAAGACATTCATTTGGTGCAACAGCTCCCCCTTTCATTGATTACCTGAAGGACATCCTGCGGAGGTACCCTGATGGAGGACAGATATTAAAGGTGAGTTTGATTAATCAATCATCATCATGTCATCTGATCGCTCTGgaaaagagtgtctgctaaatcacCAACATGTAAACCTAACTTAAATATCATCACAGTCACCACATTTAAAGGAGAGGTGTGACTATCTTGTTTTGTATAAGTCGGCCATAGACCAATTTACTATGCAAACGTTAGTTAAAGGCACCTATGTAAACATCTCTATCCTTATCTGTACTGTGACTATAGGAGCTGATCCAGAATGCGGATGATGCCGGGGCGTCGGATGTTGTGTTCCTCCATGATGAGAGATGCTACGGCAGACAGAGCCTCAAGACTGAAGGCCTGGGGAAGTACCAAGGTACCGTTCTTTCATATTTGCAAAGATTGAAAATAAATAACATTGATGTTTGACAGTGGGTTTATGAAAGTGTTGTGATTTCATTTTAATTACCCCACATTAGACAGTAAATGTAGAAAGGGTTTATACCACAACATCTGGAAAAAAAGGCTTAAAACAGAAGGCAACATGCCCAGATTAATATCAAGTGCAGAACTGATTAGGATCCTGATCATCATGCTGGAATGCAAAAATACAAGTGGTCACAGTATCAGGAAACATGCTTGCCCTGGCTCATGCAGTGCCACCAGCAAACGTGTGGTGAGCTGGCATTTTTCCAAAAACGTTAAAACCGGTGTGGCAATGCCCCATCA encodes the following:
- the LOC109904115 gene encoding zinc finger protein 239 → MSSRHSPTMRPDNNNSVLDGDGVEDGSGPISRPRQPQCRSLSSGRARHSHRRSSRTDKQPHTCPLCSKTFISSSHLALHLRSHSGERKYKCGVCGKLFLQSAHLMRHKTTHTGDRPFKCPDCGKGFGRASHLKTHRRLHTGEKPFQCSVCDKAFTQKAGLIMHHRLHTGERPYRCDHCGKAFRSSTHLLAHQALESAKQSFTCDRCDQSFRSASSLRQHVKTHSSTMEDLCCGVCCRSFVRSSYLQLYMRLHRGQRPYHCRVCNKTFAKMTTFQRHCDKHLRRNGDMDQGQEEEEEEDVKPTLPPPSNPPSPALLPLLVPPSTLPLLSEVNTRSKTRAKIRIE